In a single window of the Nicotiana tomentosiformis chromosome 8, ASM39032v3, whole genome shotgun sequence genome:
- the LOC104119699 gene encoding subtilisin-like protease codes for MEKREGFVSARPERQLDLYTTHSLNFLGLHQNMGFWNDSNYGKGVIIGVIDTGIFPDHPSFSDDGMPPPPAKWKGKCEFNVTKCNKKLIGARYFLSSGNGSPWDENGHGTHTASTAAGNFVPGANIFGNANGTAAGVAPLAHVAIYKVCSGITCSESDTLAAMDMAIEDGVDVLSLSLGRLTNNFYSDNIALGAFSAMEKGIFVSCAAGNSGPSSFSTANEAPWILTVGASTIDRKIKATAVLGNSEEFDGESAFQPSDFPPTLLPLAYPGSNASDSDAKYCTPTSLNNTNVMGKIVLCEVGKTTRVDKGKVVKAAGGAAMILMNTETLANTTLAEAHVLPVTHVTYADGIKIIEYINSTLIPTATIVFKGTIIGDDRAPVVAGFSSRGPNYASPGILKPDIIGPGVNILAAWHVSLENNTNTNSNFNMISGTSMSCPHLSGVAALLKSSHLDWSPAAIKSAIMTTADVLNLGLSSIEDQTYLPASVFATGAGHVNPSKANDPGLIYDIEQADYIAYLCGLNYTDRQVGIFLQRKVKCSAITSILEGQLNYPSFSIQVRSNSTAQTYSRNVTNVGQANSTYSVEIDSPPGVDVKVEPTTLAFSEVNQKLSYQVTFTPLATRPSTSSNQGSLRWISEKHIVRSPIAVRFSFF; via the coding sequence GGATTTGTTTCTGCACGCCCCGAAAGGCAACTTGATTTGTACACTACACATAGTCTCAACTTCTTGGGGTTGCACCAGAACATGGGGTTCTGGAATGACTCAAATTATGGGAAAGGTGTGATTATTGGTGTCATTGACACGGGAATTTTCCCGGACCACCCTTCGTTTAGTGACGATGGGATGCCCCCACCCCCTGCTAAATGGAAGGGTAAGTGTGAATTTAATGTCACAAAGTGTAACAAGAAGCTCATTGGAGCGAGGTACTTCCTGTCCTCAGGGAATGGGTCACCATGGGACGAAAATGGACATGGTACACACACTGCTAGCACAGCTGCTGGAAATTTCGTGCCAGGAGCTAATATATTTGGCAATGCTAATGGAACTGCAGCAGGCGTTGCACCTCTAGCTCATGTTGCCATTTACAAAGTGTGCTCAGGTATCACTTGTTCTGAAAGTGACACTTTAGCTGCAATGGATATGGCAATAGAAGATGGTGTCGACGTGCTTTCGCTTTCCCTTGGTAGACTTACTAATAATTTCTATTCTGACAACATTGCGCTTGGTGCATTTAGTGCAATGGAAAAGGGGATCTTTGTCAGTTGTGCTGCTGGAAATTCAGGACCATCCAGTTTTTCAACGGCTAATGAAGCGCCCTGGATTTTAACAGTTGGTGCAAGTACCATTGACAGGAAAATTAAAGCTACTGCTGTGCTTGGAAACAGTGAAGAATTCGATGGGGAATCAGCTTTTCAACCAAGTGACTTTCCTCCAACACTGTTGCCTCTTGCCTATCCTGGAAGCAATGCTAGTGACTCTGATGCTAAGTATTGTACCCCTACTTCGCTGAACAACACGAATGTCATGGGAAAGATAGTGTTGTGTGAGGTTGGTAAAACTACGCGAGTTGACAAAGGAAAAGTAGTGAAGGCAGCTGGTGGTGCTGCCATGATTCTTATGAATACAGAAACCCTGGCTAACACAACGTTAGCCGAGGCACATGTCCTTCCGGTGACACACGTTACCTATGCAGATGGTATAAAAATCATAGAGTATATAAACTCAACATTAATCCCTACTGCAACAATAGTATTCAAGGGAACTATAATCGGAGATGATCGTGCTCCTGTGGTTGCTGGTTTTTCTTCCAGGGGTCCAAATTATGCAAGTCCTGGAATTCTAAAACCGGATATTATTGGTCCTGGTGTTAACATCCTAGCAGCTTGGCATGTTTCCTTGGAAAACAACACAAACACGAACTCTAATTTCAACATGATTTCAGGTACCTCAATGTCTTGTCCTCATCTCAGTGGTGTTGCAGCGCTGCTAAAAAGTAGTCACCTTGATTGGTCTCCAGCTGCAATTAAGTCAGCAATTATGACAACAGCCGATGTCTTAAACCTCGGATTGAGCTCCATCGAGGATCAAACGTACCTTCCAGCTAGCGTCTTCGCCACAGGTGCAGGGCACGTTAATCCATCAAAAGCAAATGATCCCGGCCTGATATATGACATTGAACAAGCCGATTACATAGCTTATCTATGTGGCCTAAATTACACGGATAGACAAGTTGGGATCTTTTTGCAGCGCAAAGTTAAATGTTCAGCAATAACTAGCATCTTAGAAGGTCAACTAAATTATCCATCATTTTCGATCCAAGTCAGAAGCAACTCAACAGCTCAAACATATTCAAGAAATGTGACGAACGTAGGACAAGCCAACTCAACATACAGTGTTGAAATTGATTCGCCACCGGGCGTTGATGTGAAAGTTGAGCCAACTACACTTGCTTTTTCAGAGGTGAACCAAAAGTTGAGCTATCAAGTGACGTTCACACCTTTGGCTACTAGACCAAGTACCAGTTCTAATCAGGGATCTCTCAGATGGATTTCTGAAAAGCATATTGTTAGGAGCCCAATTGCTGTTCGATTTTCCTTTTTTTAA